The sequence TGGAAGCTGTGCTTCGTCAAGGGCTGCGATGCGCCGTTCGACACCTCCGCCACGCTGCCGGCGGTGGCCGAGATCCGGATCTGATCGCCGTCCGAGAGCAGGAAATCGCGCTGGATCAGGTTTTCCAGCTCGCGCACGTTGCCCGGCCACGGGTGACTGCGGAAGAACGCGAGCGTGTCGGGGTGCAACGTCCTCGGCGCCGTCGCGTGCCGGATGCTCAGGCGGCGCAAGAATGCCTCGGCCAGCAACCTCACGTCGTCGCCGCGCTCGCGCAGCGGCGGCAAGTGCACCGACAACACGTTCAGCCGATACAGCAGATCGCGCCGGTACGAGCCCGCGGCGACGAGTTGCTCCAGGTCGGCATTGCTCGCTGCCACCACGCGCACATTGGCGCTCTTCGATGCGCTGCCGCCGACCGGCCGGTACTCGTAATCCTGCAGGAAGCGCAACAGGGAAACCTGCGACCTCGCGCTGAGACTATCGACCTCGTCGAGAAAGAGCGTGCCGCCCTGCGCCTGCGCGACCACTCCCGCGCGCGCCTGCTTGGCGTCGGTGAAGGCGCCACTGGTATGACCGAAGAAC comes from Betaproteobacteria bacterium and encodes:
- a CDS encoding AAA family ATPase codes for the protein MRHLNLIGESAGFQEVLRLVRRLSQCDATVLIEGETGTGKELVARALHYLGNRRTAPFIAVNCGAIPDSLVESEFFGHTSGAFTDAKQARAGVVAQAQGGTLFLDEVDSLSARSQVSLLRFLQDYEYRPVGGSASKSANVRVVAASNADLEQLVAAGSYRRDLLYRLNVLSVHLPPLRERGDDVRLLAEAFLRRLSIRHATAPRTLHPDTLAFFRSHPWPGNVRELENLIQRDFLLSDGDQIRISATAGSVAEVSNGASQPLTKHSFQQAKARAIAQFERAYIGELLERTRGNVSMAARLCGKERSRLGKLLKKYGLDRADFCRGG